The proteins below come from a single Bdellovibrionales bacterium genomic window:
- a CDS encoding trypsin-like peptidase domain-containing protein has product MKWTLLLASVALLGACTPKNGFVEALPMEDHQSVIWNEDTREDIGAFDQDGQLAQSTALFIRDYRLKKDANGDFNFEARPLSSAYPICKDEKFLDQNVLGHCSGVLIGPRQVLTAGHCVPEEKLCTGSFVTFGHTQIKAMDLKLTGDEVYACKRIIKLEYTSTRDYAIIELDRDVTQAQPVKIGRADVLQENEPVLSFSYPLGLPLKRDEGSVFQNSAGGFYLRVRADTFAGSSGSPLFNSKGELVGILSSGTEDFDEDEVRKIQEEKKPGACINFKRCTDSNCFGERYLKTEGIEFP; this is encoded by the coding sequence ATGAAATGGACATTGTTGTTGGCCTCCGTGGCCCTCCTTGGCGCATGCACTCCGAAGAATGGTTTTGTGGAAGCTCTTCCGATGGAGGACCATCAGTCTGTTATTTGGAACGAAGACACGCGCGAAGACATCGGCGCCTTTGATCAAGACGGCCAGCTCGCCCAATCCACGGCACTTTTTATTCGCGACTACCGCCTTAAAAAGGACGCAAACGGCGACTTCAATTTCGAAGCCCGCCCGCTGAGTTCTGCCTACCCGATCTGTAAAGACGAAAAATTTCTCGATCAGAATGTCCTAGGTCATTGCTCAGGAGTTCTGATTGGTCCACGCCAGGTTCTAACCGCGGGCCACTGCGTACCTGAAGAAAAACTCTGCACCGGCAGCTTCGTGACGTTTGGTCACACCCAAATCAAAGCGATGGATTTGAAACTCACAGGCGATGAAGTCTATGCTTGTAAGCGCATTATCAAACTTGAATACACCAGCACCCGGGACTATGCGATTATTGAACTTGATCGCGACGTGACTCAGGCGCAGCCGGTGAAGATCGGCCGCGCAGATGTTCTGCAAGAGAATGAACCCGTCTTGAGCTTCTCGTACCCTCTGGGTTTGCCGTTAAAGCGCGACGAAGGCTCTGTTTTCCAAAATTCTGCCGGTGGCTTTTATCTGCGTGTGCGAGCCGACACTTTTGCCGGAAGCTCAGGCTCGCCATTATTTAACAGCAAGGGTGAGCTCGTCGGCATTCTCAGTTCAGGCACCGAAGACTTCGATGAAGACGAAGTTCGTAAAATCCAAGAAGAGAAAAAGCCCGGCGCTTGCATCAACTTCAAGCGCTGCACGGATTCAAACTGCTTCGGCGAGCGCTATCTCAAAACCGAGGGCATTGAATTCCCTTAG